Proteins encoded together in one Myotis daubentonii chromosome 17, mMyoDau2.1, whole genome shotgun sequence window:
- the RRS1 gene encoding ribosome biogenesis regulatory protein homolog, with protein sequence MEGQSVEELLAKAERDEADKLQRITVHKELELEFDLGNLLASDRNPPTGLRRGEPPPEAELRALARDNTQLLINQLWQLPTERVEEALVARLPEPTTRLPREKPVPRPRPLTRWQQFARLKGIRPKKKTNLVWDEVSGQWRRRWGYQRARDDTKEWLIEVPGNADPLEDQFAKRIQAKKERVAKNELNRLRNLARAHKTRLPSSAGMHPTGHQSKQELGRALQVARVSTASVGRFQERLPKEKAPQGSGKKRKFQPLFGDFAAEKKSQLDMLRLMNSKKPQLDVTRAANKQMREEDQEEAAKRRKMSQKGKRKGGRQGPGGRRKGGPPPSQGGKRKGGLGGKMNSGPPGWGGKRKGGQHQGGKKRK encoded by the coding sequence ATGGAGGGCCAGAGCGTGGAGGAGCTGCTGGCTAAGGCGGAACGGGACGAAGCCGACAAGTTGCAGCGCATCACGGTGCAcaaggagctggagctggagttcGACTTGGGTAACCTGCTGGCCTCGGACCGGAATCCTCCCACGGGCCTGCGGCGCGGGGAACCACCCCCGGAGGCCGAACTGCGGGCCTTGGCGCGGGACAACACGCAGCTGCTCATCAACCAGCTGTGGCAGTTGCCCACGGAGCGCGTAGAGGAGGCGCTGGTGGCGCGCTTGCCGGAGCCCACCACTCGCCTGCCGCGCGAGAAGCCAGTGCCCCGGCCGCGGCCGCTTACCCGCTGGCAGCAGTTCGCGCGCCTCAAGGGCATCCGTCCCAAAAAGAAGACCAATCTGGTGTGGGACGAGGTCAGCGGCCAGTGGCGACGCCGCTGGGGCTACCAGCGCGCCCGCGACGACACCAAGGAGTGGCTGATCGAGGTGCCCGGGAATGCCGACCCCTTGGAGGACCAGTTCGCCAAGCGGATTCAGGCCAAGAAGGAACGGGTGGCCAAGAACGAGCTGAACCGGCTGCGTAACTTAGCCCGCGCGCACAAGACGCGGCTCCCCAGCTCGGCCGGGATGCACCCGACGGGACACCAGAGTAAGCAGGAGCTGGGCCGCGCCCTGCAAGTGGCCAGGGTCTCCACCGCTTCCGTGGGGCGCTTTCAGGAGCGCCTGCCCAAGGAGAAGGCCCCCCAGGGCTCCGGCAAGAAGAGGAAGTTTCAGCCTCTTTTCGGGGACTTTGCCGCGGAGAAAAAGAGCCAGTTGGACATGCTGCGACTCATGAACAGCAAAAAGCCTCAGCTGGACGTGACCAGGGCCGCCAATAAGCAGATGAGGGAGGAAGACCAGGAGGAGGCGGccaagaggagaaaaatgagcCAAAAGGGCAAGAGAAAGGGGGGCCGGCAGggtcctgggggcaggaggaaaggggggCCCCCGCCCAGCCAGGGAGGTAAGAGGAAAGGAGGCTTGGGAGGCAAGATGAATTCCGGGCCGCCCGGCTGGGGTGGCAAGAGGAAAGGAGGGCAACACcaaggaggaaagaagaggaagtaa